Part of the Methanobacteriaceae archaeon genome, CAAGAAGTGGAAGATCTCCTGCAATCTTATAAAGGTGGTATAATTAATGATGATGATGTGGAAAAAGTTGAGTTAGCTCTTATGAACCTAATCAAAAAATCAGTACTTGGAATTCCTAAAATAACAGGAACCGAGGTCATGGTGTTCTTGGATAATTATAAGGAACTTTCTGGAACTATAAATATCATCACCGAATATGAAAGTCAGGGTTTCCTAAATCGAATAATGGGTCAGAATAGAACAGCTGCCAATCTCAGAAGACAAATAATTAACATAGCAGAAATTGCCATAAAGAAGAGTTTCAGGCAGTACCCAGAAGTAGTGGAAAAATTTGACATTAATGTAGAGTTTACTTAAAATTAAGGAAGATCAACGAGGAATAGGAAAGGAGTAGTAATATAATATTAGGAGGAATTTGATGACAAGAGTGATAACAGTTGCATCAGGGAAAGGTGGAGTTGGAAAAACTACTATCACTGCAAACTTAGGTGTAGCCCTGGCTACCTACGGAGAAGAAGTCATTGTTTTGGATGCTGATGTAGCAATGGCCAACCTGGAACTGATTCTGGGTATGGAAGGAAAATCAGTCACATTACACGATGTTCTCTCTGGAGATGCAGATATTGAAGATGCTATTTATGAAGGACCTGGTGGAGTGAAAGTAGTACCAGCAGGTATATCACTTGAAGGTCTAAGGAAAATCAAAATGGACCGCTTGGAAAATGCTTTGGAAATCCTAATTGAAAGTGCGGATATATTACTTATTGATGCTCCTGCAGGTCTTGAAAAAGATGCCCTGGCTGCTATAGCCGCAGCACAGGAAATGATACTGGTAACCACTCCGGAAGTACCATCCATCAGTGATGCACTAAAAACCAAAATTGTTGCCAACCGTCTGGGTGTGGACATCCTGGGAGTAGTCATAAACCGTGAACAACACGATAAAACCTTCCTCACCATCAGTGAGATTGAAACCATTCTGGAAGTTCCAGTAATAGCTGTGATTCCAGAAGACACAGAGGTCAGTCGAGCAGCAGCTTTCGGAGAACCATTAGTTGTAAAAAACCCTAAATCACCTACCAGCAATGCAATAATGCAACTAGGTGCAGATCTGATTGGTGAAGAATACCAGCCAATCGAACCAGATAAAAAAGGCGTTATATCCAAACTGGTGGAAGGCCTGCTGGGACGGAGATAATAATTTTAATTTTTTATTGGGAGTAATATGTCTAGGTTTATTGCTCTAGCATCCGGAAAGGGGGGAGTGGGAAGAACGTCCCTTACTTTTAACTTAGGGGTAGCTTTAAGCCTTTTCGGTGAAGAAGTGGTTATGTTGGATCTGGATCTGATGATGTCCAACATGGATGTAATCACCGGACTCTTAAACCCCGAAGTTACCTTACATGATGTATTAATGCGTGACAAGGCAGTTCAGGACTGCGTGTATCAGGTTAATCAAGGAGCACTAGTAATACCCACGGGAATGCACTTTGAAACCCTTAAAACAATAAATCCCAATTATGTATCATGGAAAAGGATAATAGAAGAAATAGCTTCTTATGGTAACATTTTCCTAATGGATTTACCCTCAGGAATAAATTCTAACATATTCGAAGCCCTTCCAGAAGATACTGAAGCTATATTGGTAACTAATTCCACCATGCCTGCAGTTGCCGATGCGCTTAAGATCAGAATACTCTTAAACGAGCTTAATATAGATATTCTAGGTTTTGTTTTGAACATGTGGTATGATGATAAATTCCTACTTTCAGTTAAAGAAATTGAATCAATTCTGGAAGTACCAATGATATCAGTTGTTTCATATGACCGGGAAATGGATCGTTCCATAGCATTAGGAAGCTCAGTGATGGAGTTAAACCCAGCATCCCCTATAAGTAATGAAATAATGCAGCTAGCAGCAGACCTAGTTGGAAAACAATACAAACCAGTCCAACCAGACAAAGAAGGCATTATGGAGAGAATTAAGAAATTTGTGGGTATTCTACCAGAAAACAAATAAACTTATATTGAATTATGTGTATTAGATTCATCCAATTGAATATTTAATCCAATTATATCCATATAGATTTTAAATTATTCCATAATTTAATTTAAAAAAAAATTTTTTAATTCAAAGAAATGGAAAGCATTAAACTGGATGTATCCTGTTTGGGAACATGTAATATTGATTTTATCAGTAAAGTACCTTATTTCGCATCTTCTGATGAAGAAATAAACGTTGAAAAGTTATTTTTCTCCTTAGGTGGATCAGCTCTGAATTTTGCATCTAGAATTAGCTCATTGGGATTTAAAACAGGAATCCTTTCACGAGTAGGAAAGGATTATTATGGGGAATTAGTAAGAACAGAACTGGAACATCACCTTGAAATCTGTAATGTTATCCCAATTGAGGGTAATACTGGAATGGCTTTCATAGCCATCGATGATACTGGTAGAAAATCTGTATACAGTTACATCGGAGTTAATTCCAGGTTCAAACTTGAAAAAGAAGATATAAATCTTATTAAACATTCTAATCTACTGCATGTCACCGGCATGTACTGGGAAGTTGCTGAAAAAGCATCAAGATATTCTAATAGATTATCTTTTAATCCCGGACCTGCTTTATGTTCTATAGGGATAGATAAGCTAAAAAAAACCATAAAAAAAACTGAAATACTCTTTTTGAATCATAAAGAGGTTTATATTCTGACGAGAATGAATGAAGAGGATGGAATTTCTTACCTGGTAGAACTAGGTGTTCCGGTGATTGTAGTGACCCGTGGAAGTGAAGGGGCCAGATTGTTCACTGAAGATGAGACTATTTTCTCCCCATCCATCAAAGTTAATGCAGTGGATACCACAGGTGCAGGGGATAACTT contains:
- a CDS encoding DUF2226 domain-containing protein yields the protein EVKEPEVKEPEVKEPEVKEPEVTVDRSELLKKYGIKDVEDQEVEDLLQSYKGGIINDDDVEKVELALMNLIKKSVLGIPKITGTEVMVFLDNYKELSGTINIITEYESQGFLNRIMGQNRTAANLRRQIINIAEIAIKKSFRQYPEVVEKFDINVEFT
- a CDS encoding P-loop NTPase encodes the protein MTRVITVASGKGGVGKTTITANLGVALATYGEEVIVLDADVAMANLELILGMEGKSVTLHDVLSGDADIEDAIYEGPGGVKVVPAGISLEGLRKIKMDRLENALEILIESADILLIDAPAGLEKDALAAIAAAQEMILVTTPEVPSISDALKTKIVANRLGVDILGVVINREQHDKTFLTISEIETILEVPVIAVIPEDTEVSRAAAFGEPLVVKNPKSPTSNAIMQLGADLIGEEYQPIEPDKKGVISKLVEGLLGRR
- a CDS encoding P-loop NTPase; this translates as MSRFIALASGKGGVGRTSLTFNLGVALSLFGEEVVMLDLDLMMSNMDVITGLLNPEVTLHDVLMRDKAVQDCVYQVNQGALVIPTGMHFETLKTINPNYVSWKRIIEEIASYGNIFLMDLPSGINSNIFEALPEDTEAILVTNSTMPAVADALKIRILLNELNIDILGFVLNMWYDDKFLLSVKEIESILEVPMISVVSYDREMDRSIALGSSVMELNPASPISNEIMQLAADLVGKQYKPVQPDKEGIMERIKKFVGILPENK
- a CDS encoding carbohydrate kinase family protein, yielding MESIKLDVSCLGTCNIDFISKVPYFASSDEEINVEKLFFSLGGSALNFASRISSLGFKTGILSRVGKDYYGELVRTELEHHLEICNVIPIEGNTGMAFIAIDDTGRKSVYSYIGVNSRFKLEKEDINLIKHSNLLHVTGMYWEVAEKASRYSNRLSFNPGPALCSIGIDKLKKTIKKTEILFLNHKEVYILTRMNEEDGISYLVELGVPVIVVTRGSEGARLFTEDETIFSPSIKVNAVDTTGAGDNFAAGFVAAYLKNEKLKYCLDYANQVASSCVQQVGGSLIPTKNLTL